In the genome of Alistipes sp. ZOR0009, the window CAGGTAGATGATATCCAGCAGTGAGGTACCCTCGTCGCCGTAGGTATACGACGAAATATTTCCCTCGAAGTAGAGCTTCCCCACCTTTCGCTTATCCACCACCAGCTCGATGGCCTTATCCAGAAGACTTATGTTGGTTCGTGCCACAAAAGCATGCGACTTTATAGCGCCAGCAGCATTTCCCAGACCGTTTATAAAGGGAGGTACAAACGACGGATTCATTGCGCTCTTCATTTGAAGAATATTTTGCGCCAGACAGGCCACGTCGCCATTAAAACGAAAGCTAGACGAGAGGTTGAGCGAACGAAAATCCACCGATTCGAGCGAGTTTACCGCATAGCGCCATCCATATATCTGCTGGTGGGTATCCCCAACGATTAGCTTGGTAGCCCGCTGCTTCAAGAAGACATCGAGCATGGCCGCAGAGGCATCCTGCCCCTCATCAAAAAGGATAAACCGATGCGAAAGCGTAGGGTTCGAGAGCTGGTACTTCTTCAGGTAGAAATCGTGGGTTATTTCGATCTCGCCGCTATCCATTTTTGCCAGAAAAAGGCGCGTATTGTACTCTATTTTGGTATAGTTGGTCAACACAAACTGCATGGCCACCTCCTCGTGTACCGTATCGGCATAGTTTAGCTCCTGTACCTTACGGCTGTGGCTGTTGCAGAAGTAGGCTACAAACCGAATTACGTGGTTGGCCACCCCCATGGCATGCAAAAGTTCCCCCTGCCTATCCAAACCCAGTATTCGCACCACCTCGTGCGTCTGGTAGCTGAAGCGAAGGCGGTATCCCGATCCCACAACCACACTTTTAAAGGCCAAGGAGTGAGCGGTCTCCACCCGAACGTTTTGTAGACCAGCCCTGGCAAACTTCTGCTCAGCCTCCATCCTCACCGACTTGTTGAAAGCGATGTAAAGCATGCTTCCCAAGCTTTGCTTGCGCTTGGCATACTCTATTATGGTGGTGGTTTTACCCGAACCCGCCACGGCGTTAACCTTTACGTCGGTGCTGCACTGTACAATCTGCTCCTGTTCGGGCGTTAGCTTCATTCTGGCCTTTTGTGTGGATTAAAAATAGCTCGCAAAGGTAGCCATTCGTCCCCTTCGCCTGCCCCATTTGCGGTTATTTAGCGGTTGTGGCAGCTTATTTTGGTAGAAAAGCCCTCACCACAAGATCGAAAGAGCTCAACTAAAAAGAAGCAAAGCTTTTGACGTAATAGTATAATAAGGTATGCCAGCATTTTCTGTAAGCTACC includes:
- a CDS encoding 3'-5' exonuclease; the encoded protein is MKLTPEQEQIVQCSTDVKVNAVAGSGKTTTIIEYAKRKQSLGSMLYIAFNKSVRMEAEQKFARAGLQNVRVETAHSLAFKSVVVGSGYRLRFSYQTHEVVRILGLDRQGELLHAMGVANHVIRFVAYFCNSHSRKVQELNYADTVHEEVAMQFVLTNYTKIEYNTRLFLAKMDSGEIEITHDFYLKKYQLSNPTLSHRFILFDEGQDASAAMLDVFLKQRATKLIVGDTHQQIYGWRYAVNSLESVDFRSLNLSSSFRFNGDVACLAQNILQMKSAMNPSFVPPFINGLGNAAGAIKSHAFVARTNISLLDKAIELVVDKRKVGKLYFEGNISSYTYGDEGTSLLDIIYLQRGAKDKVRDGLLSSFKDIYEFEEYVEETEDVQLKSMLEMVKKYGHELPALINRIKSCHVEDGKKEEADIIFSTVHRCKGMEYDEVTLASDFQTEDKLRREFAINPHGADSLNEEVNLLYVAATRAKKRLNLPVDLRLVDYAISATGSVRAVSTRSKAAAVTVQPAKPPKPAAASRSWRPEDDKKLVELHDRGWTIDEISDFFDRTKGAIKIRLQKFDIF